In the genome of Ziziphus jujuba cultivar Dongzao chromosome 10, ASM3175591v1, the window TATAAGAAACAGTTGAAAAAGAAAGGATTTTTGTGAATAGTACTTAGGAAGGCCAAATTGATAGAAACTTTTCTTATGGGAAGGATGCGAACTATGATTTTCTCCTCCTTTAATATTTAGAAAGCCATGAAGGGGTTGTCCTGTTAGCATTCCAGCATGACCATAGTTTTTAATTGCAAAGGAAAGTCTTcctcattattattactatgctgatgtaattaataattgtaTTCTTTTTGTAGGTTGCAAGCCTTCTACATGATGATGTTTTGGATGATGCAGATACTAGACGTGGTATTGGTTCATTAAATGTTGTGATGGGAAATAAGGTGCAGTTCTTGCTCTCAAATTTGTATGTTTTCTTTCTTAGTTAGTATGTTGTACATTCTAAATGTATCTTTTCTTCTTGGCCATAGTTTTCCTTCGTTTTGGTGGCCTGTTTTCAAAactgttttttaaaattgttttcagaAAGAATGAAAAAGATACTGTTTCCATTTTTTTGAATGCTCTCTTTGACTCTTCACTCTTCAATCCTGTTCACTAGTTATTTTCGCTTACAGGTAAAATTGATTGATgagtcttctttcttttttcccccttcgttttggaatctttttttgtttccaatttattttaaaaaaaaaaaaaattgattgatgTATGGAATGTGGGCTAACAATGTTGCTAATATGTGTCATTTGTAATGCAGGTATCAGTTTTAGCAGGAGATTTTCTGCTTTCTCGAGCTTGTGTTGTACTTGCATCTTTGAAGAACACAGAGGTATATGTGCACCCTATGTACTAATATGCAATGATACATCAAGCATTTGTATGTGTGAATATCCATTCCTGTCTTTGCCTTGATGCATGCTTTGCACAATCTTTGAGTGTTTTTAGGTTGTGACATTACTGGCAAATGTTTTAGAGGATCTTGTGAAAGGTGAAACCCTGCAAATGACAATGTCATCTGATCAACGTTGTAGGTACACAGCTTTGCAACTTTTTTGTGCTGAGAATTGTCTTGTTGTGTATTATGTTTTGCTTTGGTCAAGATATGAGGACAGCAAGAGAGGTGACTTAAAAAAAGATGTgatgaaataaattatttaagttaaaccaaataacaagtgaaaaccTCCTACCTTAAGAAGAGGGGTTtcgtatattttatatattacaaaatacaAATGTAATATGTGATGTTTTTATGAGAAAATGATATGCATAACTATTCAGGATTTATCGACCTTGATTAATAGTATTTTGCCGGGTGTATTGACTTTCAAGTGTTGTTTTATCAAGTATTCAAGAATTTTTGCTTTGATTTGCAGCATGGAGTATTATATGGAAAAGACATACCGCAAAACTGCATCACTGATTTCAAACAGTTGCAAGGCAATTGCCATCCTTGCTGGGCAAACAGCAAAAGTTGCAACATTGGCATCTGAGTATGGCAAAAATCTGGTTTGTTGACAGTGAACTCATgtcattctctgtatctttcttcttttcttgttctttcttttttcatttttcttttgccCTGATGAGTATAAGAGGGgtcttttatgagtttattgGACATTTTATTCTAAGCTATACATAATCTGCACGTATGATTGATACTGGCAAAgtcttatttacattttatttctattcttGTAAGAAAGGAACAACCAAACTTTGTTTATGTTTTCAATTGTTATGGTTTTcaaataaatgcattttttctataaatgatTGCTAAGATTTAATCAAAAGCTGCTAATTCTTGTGCCATTCTATTATAATTGCAGCATTCATGATTTTGGAACGCCTAAGTTCATATGCCATCGTTTGCAGTGGTTCTTTTGCTTAACATatgaatgtaattttttttctttaagctaactttattaattcttttttcttccagGGCTTGGCATATCAATTGATAGATGATCTTCTTGATTTCACAGGCACATCAGCTTCCCTTGGAAAGGGCTCCTTATCTGATATCCGCCATGTAAATTATCTTTTTTCAGTGTCATATCTTCTCTAATCATATTACGGAACCATAACTCTCAAAAAGGTTTATCAAAATTACCTTTGATAAACCATGCTGGACAAAGTTATCATAAAAGAtgctgtttatttattaatttatggaaTCGATCTTCTTTTATGTTAAAGGTCAATCTGAATATCCAAGTCCCTGGTACCTtccaaaaagaaaggaaaattgttcatgttctttcttttttctttgcccTACTAAGTTTGTCAATACCTTGTAGTAATGCATCTGGCTTACTGAGCAACTGGTGTGTATTAAGCCATTTAAAATCACTTATTGTAAGGGCTGTAATAGGATCTCATAGATATGTTTGTCAACTTGAGTACTTGACAAATTTGTTATTTCTAAAAGTAATATCATAACCTTGTGTGAAATCATTACAATTTTTTTGTAGGGTATTGTAACTGCTCCAATATTGTTTGCAATAGAAGAGTTTCCTCAGTTACGTACGGTGGTTGAGCAGGGTTTTGACAACCCCACAAATGTTGATCTTGTAAGtgttatatgtaattttttatgctAGTCCATgataaataattgaatattcTGTTACAACATAGATTCTGATCGTTCTTTTGTTTGAGATTTTTTGCTGCATTCTCCTAAGTGGAATACATGTCTACTTCAATATTAATGGAATATACTGATCTCGTTTAATCATCCTATTGTCAGCTGATGATAGAAACTCCTGTGACCATATTCAAATTTAGCTAAAAGTTTTTGAGACTCTAAAAGTCCTCTTTTCTTTGTTCTGTTTTTCTCCATTTTAACTTGTTTTACAGATGATGATGCTTCACCAAGCATTCAGTGCcataaataatatgtaataaatttttgaaaaatttgtactgTTAGTAAGACTGAGATTGGTCCTACATGTTAACTGTCCTCTTCCCTGAAAATTTTGGCTTTGGCTTAAACAACTTCCCTGGTGATCTCTGACTTCTCTCTCCAGCTTTTAAAACACTTTTTCTGCTTTGGATTTTTCTCATCTTTTGTAAATGACTAATTCAAGAAACAATGGTCATTTCCTAATTTgttactcttcttttttttattttatttaaagtaGCAGTATAAATATATGAGGTTTTGTCAATTGTGGCCAATGTGAATATGTTGTCTGTGAACCTTATTTACTTGCTAGAAGCTTGTTCTCCagatctttgattttttttgtgtGGGGCAAGTCATAtgaaatatttatgacatttgcAATCACATCATTTCAACGCTTACTCCATTTATGATGTATCTGAAACACAGGCTCTTGAGTACCTTGGAAAGAGTCGTGGAATTCAAAAGACAAGGGAGCTAGCAATGATGCATGCAAACCTTGCTGCGGAAGCAATTGATTCTATGCCTGAAAGCGATGATATAGATGTGAAAAGATCAAGAAGGGCACTTGTAGATCTGACCCAAAGGGTCATTACAAGAaccaaatgacaaaaaaatacaCCAAAAAACGGACCGATGAATTTTTTGATTCTAAATGTTTGTTCCTTATTCCATCAATATTCTTTCAATTATTCCAATTTTTGTTCCTCATAATTTTGATTTAACGTAAATTAAACAGTGTGCAATAGATTACGCCTGGTAATAGGTAAATGTTCTGCTCAAATGATGTATTTTGGGTCATAATCCTTTTTGTTTTACAGTGAGACTGCTTTCATCTTCATATTCATATTCTTGACCTAGACGAACAGGATTGTGTAGCATGATGAATAAAACCAGAGTTCAGAGCAATACTTTATGTGACTAAGTAAACTTCAGCGTAGAAATAGTCTCTTCATTATGGTACACAGTTATATCTGCATTACCTTTGTagtttccaacaaataaataagatttcTAACACCTGATTGGCACTCTGCTTATGACCACCATCATAGAGGTGACGTCGTGATCGGATTCCATGTCCATGAATTAGGTAGAATGATTTTTCATACATTGTGGGGTGAAATGGTTCTCAACCACATGATCAGAGAGCAATGCCAATGGTGGCTGTGTTGTGTGGTGTTGTTGATGTTAGGATTGAAATAAGGCCAAGAAAGTAAATGTCTGTGGCTCATTCCGCGTTGAGGTATAAGAAGATTTTAGTGGAGCATGTGAAGGTGCATTGCTTAACTGCCTCAGGGGAAGGGTATCATGAAATTGCTGTTAAAAATGCTCCTTTAGTGATTCAGTGTACGGAAAAGAATTCACTGAGGAAGGCTGGTGGTGAAAAGAGGAAAGAAGGATTCAGAGCATGGTAAATTCGCTTTGGAAGATGCAATTAACGAGTGTTTGTCATTTAGCATGTGACGTGAACTTGTCCAATGTTATAAAATCAAACATCAAAACTGCTAATTGCATCATGTGAGTGTACAAGCTTGAGGGTAACGTGGTTAAAAAACCAATCCAGAGAAATAAGAACATACATTTGCAATATCTAAGTATTGATACAAAAGCTTGCTAAGTCATTATTTGACAAAGCCATTTTACTACTAATTATAACGGTCTACTCCCACAAATCCTAACGGcaatattatcaatttattttatttgcttatcAATTTGTCTTAAAAGCAGTGACATTAAGTAGTTTCAAGAACTCGAGatccaaacattttttttttgatacatCACTtggtacatacatacatacattacggaaattaaaagaagaaacaacACGCGTGAACAGTGCATTGAACCGAGCATGGATGCTTAGCTATCAGCTAGCACAGACAAAATGCCAATTTTGAACTTGAAGCTGATGCAAGTCAACTGTTTATGGGCATCATCCACCAATTTCATTGTTAGAGTATAAGTTCCCTgcaaataataatgacaatataaGAAACCATGTGCCATTGTATtgagatgaagaaaaaaaaaaaaaaaaaaagtccaaagaAATTTTCAGAATTCCCATTATTTGTTAGCCTTGCGTGTGAATAAGGTACAAATCATATTCCATTACAAAATCAATTGTCAGAATAAGAAAATTCAAGAGATGTTCTCTCAAGCCTTAACCATAAAACTTGCATCCCTTGTATATTAAGATATGTACAAATGGGAGAATAGAAGCTGTCAAAAGACTATAATTTGTAAATAGATGAAaagtaaactaaaataaaaaatgaccaTGTCGTAAGATTTAGAGTACAGTAGAAGCTACAAACTACGATAATATATAGTCTATATAGTCATTTAACCAACAGAGAAAATTAACCAAGCTCAAAACAAGGTGGAAGAATACTAAATATATTGTGGCTTTAAGAAAGATTAGTAGCTACGTTAAATCATGCCCAGATTACTGTATTTCTTTCCTTTGTAACCTTGATGACACAAATGGTATGTGATACTTTCTTTCCAACAAAAACCCTTTTGGTTTTCTTCAGAAAGAACCAAACAAGCAACGAATCAACAGGTAgctaaaaaatttaaaggaaTCATAAATTGTCCCAACAAAATAATCAACCACTAAaccttttattaatatattaaaggtCCAATGGCATGAATTGAAaggttaattttaaaaatgaagataaaaaatCCTCTAAAATCAATAAGGAAATCATCTTGGCATCAGCATCAGAGAACAAGTATTGATCTGGCAAAATGAACTTACAGGTGGGGTAATTCCAGGCAAAGTCTGGGTATGAGAGAGCACAAAGTCACCTGCCGGTACAGGGACGGAAACTTCCTCAGAAAGATCATGGTCTTCTGAATGAATATGCACCCCCAAGTAAGCAACCTCAACCACCAACTTTCCACCAGATATGACTTCACCTGTATAAAAGTTACATGGTTAAGATTATGTGCAAAATACCCaagggtggggggggggggggggggggggggggttgcaAGCATTAAAAGCaacaaatgatataaatattgctCAGTTTTAGAAATCATTATGCACATTTTAACACTTgatgaacaaaacaaaaaaattacaaaaacagtTCCCCAATTGTAAGAAATCAAACTCTAAGCCATTGGACGGTGCACTTTTTTTAAACCAAACCCTACATGATCTTCCACAATATCATGCTTATTGGCAGCAAACTTTGATGATTATATAGCCAGACCAAAACCCTCACAACATGGAAGTAGATTAAGCATATAAAACTGAGAAATGAAACTGATAGAAGCAGAGAGCAAGCGAAGGGTATTACTTGTTGAAGCGGAGACCTTAAATGTGGCTTCCTCTCCTCTCACAACAGGATCAGGTGATATTGTAATACCATGGACCTTCACAGGGTAATCAGCTTTCCGATCTgcaaaatattttacaattaaaagcaaaataaatactTTAACACTCATCGCCGATGTTTTCATCAAACAGAAACCAAtccatgattttttatttttttttaatagaaaaaaaggtttaaagtCAAATAGACACACCAACAGTTTCTGAGACATGGATAATATCGAAGCTAAAACTTAAGAAAATCCATCATGTTTAAGTAAATTTAGGATAATGCAACAACTCAACCGGAGTTGACTTAGTCtgtgtttggttgctgagaaattttatgggaaaagggagaaaaaaaaaatttaaaaaaaaaaaaaaaaaaagcagccgATCAACATTCCATTATTATAGGACACCATAAATCATGTTAAAGAATCCAGCTTTAACAAATTATAACAACGAAATCGAACATTCGAGTTGCACCCATTTGCATTTTCCTAGGtcttctcagcaaccaaacaaacACATAGAAAAAGGGGAtagtttttacaaaataattccTTTACAGGCGCACagacacatatgtatatatatatatatatcgcgtataaaagaaagaatggaAGTGGGATTGAGATAGAGAGTGAGAGAAGAGACCGCAGTATTTGACAACCGTAGCTTGAGTAGAAGGAAAGAGGAGGTAAAGAGAGAAGAAGCAGAGCACCAAAACGCTGAGCAGCTTCCTTTGACCCAtaattcctctctctctctctctctctagggtTCTCTAAATCTTCAACAAAAATCCCCCAAATAGGCGCTCTTCTactttctccttcttcttcttcttcttcttctgcaacTTTGATCTGGTTTTGATAAACGCAgcccaaaataatttatgtCGAAGAagataaatacaataaataacaaaaatgtaaataatattGTAGATTTTTTTGGACGatggctttcttttttttttattattattattaaccatgTTTTGGCCCTTTAATTTGGCCTTAATTTCGAGTTAgtgtatctattttttattattttaattaaatgcctaagttttatttttgatttccaTTTAGTTAAATAGACAACATAGAGTTTtacaattgttttcttttgagcTTTTTGCTGCCTCTCATTTAAGGATGGACATGAATTAAATTAGTTCCattttgaatcaaaatataattcaatttatatttttgatttacctaatagaataatcaaatccaaactattaaatttttaaactcaaacaaatccaaataatatataatcgatttggtttggattggttaattGATTTAGAACAACAATATCGAGTATTGAAGCAAAAAATAAGTGTTGCTTGTGAAGCTGCTGTGAGTTTTGAAGCAGAAAATGAGGAATGAGTAACTAATAGTTGAGTATTGAagcaaaaaaatgaataatgaaTAGCAACTGATAACTTATTGTGTCGTGAGTTTTGATGACCGTGATGGTCGAAACTTGGTTAATGGTTATGGTGGTGGTAGCAGCAACAATGCAACATAATGATAAAGTAGACTATTGTTTagaatttcatttcattttgggatatattaaaaaatatatattaaaaattaatatataaaaatatacaatatatataattttttaatcataaaatatatgatttggaTTGAATTAAGCTTGTATTttcaatcaaatatataaaatttgtgatattttaaaccaaatccaatctatttatataagaaatcaaatccaaataattaaaaattaattaaattagtgGTTTAAACGGATTTCGCCCACCTTTACTCTCACCTCTACTCAAAAGTGGAGTAGTTGAACTTCACTTTccatctcttttttttctttttgtttttttcttctgggTTTTATTCGACTATACTATACAAAATAAGAAAGACTCTTCATATCCCTTAAACTTTTAAAGAGGGGAATTTAGGATACACCAAATTGTGGATTAGGTTTCTTTTTGGAATACCATTTACAATGCCCAATCCAAATTAAAGATGATTGTTAAAGATGACTTGGACAATTCAAAGTTTAAGGTATTCCAAAGTCTGTTAATTCAAATGTTTACTTTCTCTATATTTTGAATATCAATAtactttttttgttgttttggttgaaaattaataaaattttatattattcaagaaaacaacttttttgAAAATCTTTACTTTACCATGAATTTAATATGTCTATCACTTTTCGTCATTAAAATTGGTATCAATggcaaataataatagtaaataaattcataaaaatcttCGAAAAACAACTCTTGTTGAATAATAAAAAGTTCTCTCTTATTTAGAGACATTGGATATTGAAATTCATTTCCTTTCACATTTTCTCTCTCAAAGCACCtccctttattttttctcttgatTTCTTTCCCTATAGTTTTTTCTCCCTTTAGGATGCGAAGAATGGTTGAACTGAAGGCCGCAAAATCAGAAGCATGTGAAGAAAATATGTGTGAATTTTCTGTTACCAATTTACTTTGAttaaaatgaaaagcaaaatagAGATGCTCATTTGagacaattaaaattagaattttttacAATGATATCCAAATACTCATATGTTTTTTAAATTGCATTTTGAAATTCACATTCAccacttatatttttaaatttacaaattttttgcaTCAATATTTCCAAGTCTAATTCCATTCATTTTGTAGCGTTAAATGTTACGTGAATAAATGACATATGctgtattaaaataaaaatatttttagaaaatcaagCCACTTGGCAACATAATAGGAGTGAAATGCACTGATGCTGCCcaaacttttttactttttcattaaGACCTCCAATTTTAAGTAATTTTGCActaatatgttaaaaaatttaaaattactgtaataatattttcataaatattacaacaaaatcaaatgatTTGATCtttcaaaaatacatttttatccTCAAAAAGCATATGTTATTTATGCgacatttcaaaaaaaataaataccacGAAATAgacaaaatcatatttaaaaagatattgatgcgaaaaaaatataaatttgggaagcataaataataaatgtgaaattCCAAGTCATTTATAAAAAATCCTGAATTCAAAGTATAACTGTAAAAAAGTCCTTAAAATTATAGGCATCCTTTTGAAACTAGAAGGtttaaaaatatagttaaaCAGATAAGTGATAATTGGCATTTAATTAATcgtcctttttctcctttcgTAGAATCTTAGcctttaataaagaaaaaaaaaaaaatctttcaaaaaacaaataaaagaaagaaagaaagaaaaaaggaaaagataataaaaacaaaaataataataattgtgagGGTTTGTCCACGTGAACGATGCTACTGCTTTGTCTGCAGCGTGGGACGACATTGTGGATCGTTGAATGAGTGGGTCACTCACTCTATAACATCCCTGTCTGTCGAGTTTCTAGTTCAACAAACCTACTTCACCAaccaaaataactaaaattaaaaattaagattaaaatattattct includes:
- the LOC107403932 gene encoding solanesyl diphosphate synthase 3, chloroplastic/mitochondrial produces the protein MFFSRGFSRIPRSSFNGFCRFFFSHRPEYAYTNNPKFLPHSTRTVLGCREDFSAGLLALHGYKHQIHQQSIDQKGKKIHHQSSAIVEDDQLDPFSLVAEELSLVANRLRSMIVVEVPKLASAAEYFFKMGVEGKRFRPTVLLLMSTALNVAIHEPPKGLGDTVTPELRTRQQLIAQVTEMIHVASLLHDDVLDDADTRRGIGSLNVVMGNKVSVLAGDFLLSRACVVLASLKNTEVVTLLANVLEDLVKGETLQMTMSSDQRCSMEYYMEKTYRKTASLISNSCKAIAILAGQTAKVATLASEYGKNLGLAYQLIDDLLDFTGTSASLGKGSLSDIRHGIVTAPILFAIEEFPQLRTVVEQGFDNPTNVDLALEYLGKSRGIQKTRELAMMHANLAAEAIDSMPESDDIDVKRSRRALVDLTQRVITRTK
- the LOC107403581 gene encoding uncharacterized protein LOC107403581, which translates into the protein MGQRKLLSVLVLCFFSLYLLFPSTQATVVKYCDRKADYPVKVHGITISPDPVVRGEEATFKVSASTSEVISGGKLVVEVAYLGVHIHSEDHDLSEEVSVPVPAGDFVLSHTQTLPGITPPGTYTLTMKLVDDAHKQLTCISFKFKIGILSVLADS